Below is a genomic region from Deltaproteobacteria bacterium.
GCGCTCGCGGCCGCAAGCTCGGTATACATACGCAAGGCTTTATACACGGTTATTTTTTCTTTTACCATAACGAACTCACCAGTTTCGGCCTTCCGCGAGACCGCGGCATAGACACCGGCTAAAGGATTGACCGGGACAATGGGAGCGTCCGATCCGGCTGCGACCTTAACACCGTTTTCCAGGAGAGTGCGTAAGGGATACAGATGATTTAACTGTGAGGAAGGTACAGTTTTAAGATATCTTTCGCCGCTGTAATACAGGAAAGCCGGATGGGTTACGACCATGACCCCGAGAGAGGCAATTCGCCCGGCCAAATCCGGCGGGCAGACCGAACAGTGCTCGATTCGGTGCCGATGATCCGGCCTTGGAAATCTCCTCAATGCGTTTTCCAGAGCCGTTAAGGCGGACTCGATGGCTGGCTCTTCAATAGCGTGTATGACCGCTTGAAAACCTGCTTCATGGACAGCCAGCACGATCTCGTTCAACTTCTCCTGACCCGGATTCAGCCGCCCTGTGGTTTCATCCAGGATGATCTTTACAGCGTCAAGACAAAGAGCTTTCTCTGCCTCATGTATTGAAAATCGGCCCGCTAGATGTTCTTCCAGACCCTTCAAGCCGAGCATCATTGAGGCCCGGCATTTCAGAAAACCGCTGGTTTCCCAGCGCTCTAGCTGTTTTAGGCGGTTGAAATCGTTGCGGGAGGAGGCGTCTTGAAAAGAGGTGACGCCGCAAGACAGCAGCTCCTGGTCGGCCAATTTGACCCCGCAGTCCAATTGACGCTCCTTAAGCGGCGGTATTCGTTTTGACAGGAAATCGCCCAAGCCGAAAAATAACCCGGTCGGCGCTCCGGTCTCAAGATCCCGCTCCATAATCCCTTCTGGCGGATCAGGTGTCTCTAGTGAGATCTGAATGAGACTTAAGCCCAGGCTGTTTAGTACATGAGCGTGGCCGGAGCGATGGGTGAGCTTGACCGGATGATGCGGGGCTGCGTCATCAAGGTCCTTCCGGTCTGGATGGCGTTTCTCGGCCAGATAGACCTCATTATATCCCCCAGCCCTGATCCAGGTTCCTGGCGGGTGGTTTTGAGCCTCACAATTGATTTTTTCTTTAATGTCCGAA
It encodes:
- a CDS encoding amidohydrolase, which translates into the protein MANLLLINADVMTMDPHCLAAREIAVKHGRILAVGEEDALRKLRTGRTEVIDLGGKTVLPGFIDAHLHLRALAESLVTLNIGPTTGVRSISDIKEKINCEAQNHPPGTWIRAGGYNEVYLAEKRHPDRKDLDDAAPHHPVKLTHRSGHAHVLNSLGLSLIQISLETPDPPEGIMERDLETGAPTGLFFGLGDFLSKRIPPLKERQLDCGVKLADQELLSCGVTSFQDASSRNDFNRLKQLERWETSGFLKCRASMMLGLKGLEEHLAGRFSIHEAEKALCLDAVKIILDETTGRLNPGQEKLNEIVLAVHEAGFQAVIHAIEEPAIESALTALENALRRFPRPDHRHRIEHCSVCPPDLAGRIASLGVMVVTHPAFLYYSGERYLKTVPSSQLNHLYPLRTLLENGVKVAAGSDAPIVPVNPLAGVYAAVSRKAETGEFVMVKEKITVYKALRMYTELAAASAFEDLDKGIISPGKLADLVVLSANPATVPVEEIKDIQVEMTILDGKVVWTCS